The Parafrankia discariae genomic interval GCGGGTGACCGTCTCCGGATCCAAGGGTCTCTTGAGCCGTTCTTAAGCATCGTTTATGGCGGCGGTGCTGTGATGACGGTGTCGCTGCGAAGGTCCCCGGTCCACCCGGCGGAGGTACCCCCCACCCTCCGACGGGTCTCCGGCCCGGGTCGTGGTCTGTCCCAACCACGACCCGGGCCCATGACGTCAGCGGACGGGCTGCCTGGACTCGGCGCGCCCAGGCCGGCACGTTCAGGCCGGGTTCGCCGCCGTACCGAGGCGCTCCACCGCGCCGCGCAGCCGCCGCAGCGTCTCCTCGCGGCCGAGGATCGCCAACGACTCGAACAGCGGCGGGCCGACCGTCCGGCCGGTGACCGCCACCCGGACGGGCGCCTGGGCCTTCCCGAGCTTCAGCCCGTGCCGCTCCCCGACCTCGATCAGCGTCTCGCGCAGGACGTCGTGATCCCAGGCGGCCTTCTCGTAGGCCTCGGCCGCCTCGGTGAGCAGGTCGAGGGCGGGGCCCTTCATGGTCTTCGCCCAGGCGGTCTCGTCCACCGGCGCCTCGGGCAGGAACAGGAAGTCGACCATTGGGACGATCTCCGACAGCACCGCCACCCGGGACTGCACCAGCGGCGCGGCGGCGGCGAAGACCTCGGCGGAGAACCGCTCCGGTGACCACGGCGGGGCCGGCACCGTCGTGGTCGCGCCCACGGCCCGGTCCTCCCCGGCCGCCGCCTCCGGCGCGCCGGGCGAGCCGGGCGCGGGCACGAGCCACGGCTCGCACGCGGCCACGAACTCCTCGACGGTCAGCGCGCGGATGTACTCACCGTTGAAGGCCCGCAGCTTCTTCTCGTCGAAGAACGCGGGAGAGGGCTTCACGTCCTCGAGCCGGAACGACGCCTCGATGGTCTCGAACGGGACGATCTCCTCGTCGCCGGGCGGAGCCCAGCCCAGGAGCATCAGGTAGTTGCGCATGGCCGTGGCGAGATAGCCCTCGGCGCGGTACGACTCCAGCGCGACCTTGTCGCGCCGCTTCGAGAGCTTCTGGCGCTTCTCGTTGACGATCACCGGGACGTGCGCCCAGACCGGCGGCGGCGTGCCGAGCGCCGCCCACAGCAGCTGCTGCTTCGGCGTGTTGGACAGGTGCTCCTCGCCGCGCACGACGTGGGTGATGCCCATGTCGAGATCGTCCACGACGTTCGCGAGCAGGAAGACCGCCGAGCCGTCCGCCCGGGCGATGACGAAGTCCTCAATGGTGTCGTTCGGGAACTCCGGCGTGCCGCGGATCACGTCGAGGACCACGGTGGTGCCCTCGTCGGGGGTGCGGAACCGCAGCGCGCGCCCCGGGCCGGGGCCGAGCCCGCGCTCCCGGCAGAAGCCGTCGTAGCCGTGCTGGGCGTTGCCGGTGCGGGCGGCGAGCTCGTCGCGGGTGCAGCCGCAGTAGTAGGCGCGACCGGCGGCGAACAGGCCCGCGGCCGCCTCGGCGTGCCGGTCGGCCCGCTCCGACTGGAACACCGGGCCCTCGTAGCCACCTGGGCTGATGCCCAGCCAGTCGAGCGCGCTGATGATGCCCTCGGTCCACTCCGGCCGGTTCCGCGAGGCGTCGGTGTCCTCGACGCGGAGGACGAAGTCACCGTCGGAGCCCCTGGCCACCAGCCAGTTGAAGAGCGCCGATCGTGCCCCGCCCACGTGGAAGATGCCGGTCGGCGACGGCGCGAACCGTACGCGCACCCGTCCAGTGCTCATGGTCGCCGAGCGTACAGGTCGCCCGTCAGGAGACGACCGACGTCACCCGGACCACAGGAGATCCGGACCGATCGCGTGGAATGTCGGTAGGGGCTCGTAAAATCGGAGAGCGTGACAGCGCCCGCGCGGCTCGCAGGTCGCGACCGTGATCCGGGTCGTGGCCGGCGCCCGGCCGTCCGCCGGCCGCAGGCCGGGGCCCAAGGTGTGAATCCGGCACCTCCTCTGGTCGACATGGTCGACCTGCCCAGAGTCCAGGTGGGTGCGCAGCCCCAGCACCTGCTCACCACCCTGCTCGGTGACTACTGGGCCGGCCGCCGGGAGCACGTGCCGTCGGTGGTGCTGGTCAGCCTGCTCGCCGATTTCGACGTCAGCACGGTCGGCGCCCGGGCCGCGCTCAGCCGGCTGTCGCGGCGCGGCCTGTTGGAATCGTCCCGGATCGGCCGCAACACCTACTACGGCCTGACGGCGGAGGCCTCGGCCGCGATCGACGCGTCGGCGAACCGGATCTTCACCTTCGGCCTGCGGCACGACCCGTGGGACGGACGCTGGACGGTGGCGGCCTTCTCCATCCCCGAGGACCAGCGCGACGTGCGGCACGCCGTGCGGGCACGACTGCGCTGGCTGGGTTTCGCCCCGCTCTACGACGGCATGTGGGTCACCCCGCGGTCCGCCGGTGAGGCGGCCCGCCGGGTCTTCGCCGAGCTGGGTGTCACCGCGTCGACGGTGCTGATCACCACGTCGGAAGCGCGCCGCAGCGATCCCCGCCCGCCGATGGCCGCCTGGGATCTCAGCGAGCTGCAGCGCACCTACGAGGAGTTCGTCCGCACTTATGTTCCCCTGCTGGAGCGGGTCCGCCACGGCGAGGTGCGCGGCGCGGAGGCGCTGGCCGCGCGCACCGCGGTGATGGAGTCCTGGGGGCGCTTCCCGAGCCTCGACCCGGATCTTCCGATCGACCTGCTGCCTGGCCGCTGGCCGCGGCGGGAGGCCCGCACGGTCTTCGCCGAGATCTACGACGGGCTGGCCGTCCCGGCGGTGGCGCGGGTCCGCGAGCTGCTGACCGAGGTGTCCCCGGAGTTGGCCGACCTCGTCCGGCTGCGCACGACGGTCTCCTGACCGGCCGGGCCCGAGTCTCCTGACCTGGTCAGCCCGCGGAGTTCCGGGGTGTCGGCATCGGCATCGGTCGGGTGCCCTCGAAGCCGCGGCCATGGGTGGCGGGCGGTGCGCCGAGCAGGTCGATGACGGTGCTGGGTGACTGGCTGGGGATGGTGGCGATGTGGGTGCGCCAGTGGGTTTCGGCGGCGTCGGTGTCGTGGCGGGCGATGAGGTCGAGGAGGTGGGTGTGGTCGTGGTGGTTGTGGGGGGTGGTGTGGGTGGGGAGGGTGGTGTGGGTGTCGAGGATGTGGCGGAGCATGCCGGCGATCATGGTGAGGGTCTGGTTGCCGGCGTGTTCGAGGAGTTGGTGGTGGAAGTGGGTGGGGTCGGGGTGGGTGAGGGCGGTGTGCAGGGTGGTGAGGGTGGTGTCGGTGTGGTGGGTGGCGAGGAGTCGGACGGCGGCGGGTTCGAGCAGGGTGTGGGCGGTGTGGACGTCGGCGAGGGTGGTGTGGCGGTGTTCGAGGACGAGGCCGGCGTAGCGGGCGGCGACCTGGCCGTCGGGGGTGTGGACGCGGGCGCCGCCGTGGGCGCCTCGGCGGACGGAGATGAGGGCTTCGGATTCGAGGACGCGGAAGGCTTCGCGCAGGGTGGGTCGGGAGACGCCGAACTGTTCCATGAGGACGGCTTCGGGGGGTAGGGCGTCGCCTTCGACGAGCTCACCACGGACGATCTGGCGGCGGAGCTGGGCCGCGACGAGTTCGGCGGTCTTGGGCACGCGGACCTGCTGACCGACCTTGTTCTCGGGGAGCAGGGGGATCCGCGGTGGGCCGGCTGATCCGGCGCCGGATCCGTCGGGTCCGGTCGTGGTGGCGCCC includes:
- the gltX gene encoding glutamate--tRNA ligase; protein product: MSTGRVRVRFAPSPTGIFHVGGARSALFNWLVARGSDGDFVLRVEDTDASRNRPEWTEGIISALDWLGISPGGYEGPVFQSERADRHAEAAAGLFAAGRAYYCGCTRDELAARTGNAQHGYDGFCRERGLGPGPGRALRFRTPDEGTTVVLDVIRGTPEFPNDTIEDFVIARADGSAVFLLANVVDDLDMGITHVVRGEEHLSNTPKQQLLWAALGTPPPVWAHVPVIVNEKRQKLSKRRDKVALESYRAEGYLATAMRNYLMLLGWAPPGDEEIVPFETIEASFRLEDVKPSPAFFDEKKLRAFNGEYIRALTVEEFVAACEPWLVPAPGSPGAPEAAAGEDRAVGATTTVPAPPWSPERFSAEVFAAAAPLVQSRVAVLSEIVPMVDFLFLPEAPVDETAWAKTMKGPALDLLTEAAEAYEKAAWDHDVLRETLIEVGERHGLKLGKAQAPVRVAVTGRTVGPPLFESLAILGREETLRRLRGAVERLGTAANPA
- a CDS encoding FadR/GntR family transcriptional regulator, with product MALLNPANVSPSRNGHALRVPRRGGEGATTTGPDGSGAGSAGPPRIPLLPENKVGQQVRVPKTAELVAAQLRRQIVRGELVEGDALPPEAVLMEQFGVSRPTLREAFRVLESEALISVRRGAHGGARVHTPDGQVAARYAGLVLEHRHTTLADVHTAHTLLEPAAVRLLATHHTDTTLTTLHTALTHPDPTHFHHQLLEHAGNQTLTMIAGMLRHILDTHTTLPTHTTPHNHHDHTHLLDLIARHDTDAAETHWRTHIATIPSQSPSTVIDLLGAPPATHGRGFEGTRPMPMPTPRNSAG
- a CDS encoding PaaX family transcriptional regulator; this translates as MVDLPRVQVGAQPQHLLTTLLGDYWAGRREHVPSVVLVSLLADFDVSTVGARAALSRLSRRGLLESSRIGRNTYYGLTAEASAAIDASANRIFTFGLRHDPWDGRWTVAAFSIPEDQRDVRHAVRARLRWLGFAPLYDGMWVTPRSAGEAARRVFAELGVTASTVLITTSEARRSDPRPPMAAWDLSELQRTYEEFVRTYVPLLERVRHGEVRGAEALAARTAVMESWGRFPSLDPDLPIDLLPGRWPRREARTVFAEIYDGLAVPAVARVRELLTEVSPELADLVRLRTTVS